Proteins from a single region of Spirochaetaceae bacterium:
- a CDS encoding queuosine precursor transporter has translation MAVTPREGGPAAGAPLGRWLPLVTGLFVTVLIISNIVAVKLVSIGPLVVTAAIVLFPISYIVADVLTEVYGYAVARRTIWIGFLCNLVAVLAIMLGGAIPPASFWEQQEAYQAILGYSGRLLVASFVAYLGGEFLNAFVLAKLKVRTAGRHLWLRTIGSTVVGQAVDSALFVTVAFVGVLPPDALVVAIGSQWAAKVLYETAATPLTYAVVRFLKRSEGVDHYDRDTRFHPLALSD, from the coding sequence ATGGCGGTAACGCCGCGCGAGGGCGGCCCCGCCGCGGGCGCGCCGCTTGGCCGCTGGCTGCCGCTGGTTACCGGACTGTTCGTCACCGTACTGATCATATCCAACATCGTGGCGGTGAAGCTGGTCAGCATCGGCCCGCTGGTGGTCACGGCAGCCATCGTGCTGTTTCCGATCTCTTATATCGTCGCCGACGTGCTCACCGAGGTGTATGGCTACGCGGTTGCGCGGCGCACCATCTGGATCGGGTTCCTGTGCAACCTGGTGGCCGTGCTGGCGATCATGCTTGGCGGAGCAATCCCGCCGGCATCGTTCTGGGAACAGCAGGAGGCGTACCAGGCGATTCTCGGTTATTCCGGGCGCCTGCTGGTGGCGTCCTTCGTGGCATACCTCGGCGGCGAATTCCTGAACGCGTTCGTGCTCGCCAAGTTGAAGGTGCGCACGGCGGGGCGGCACCTGTGGTTGCGCACCATCGGTTCCACGGTGGTGGGGCAGGCGGTGGACTCCGCGCTGTTCGTGACGGTGGCGTTTGTGGGGGTACTGCCGCCGGACGCGCTGGTGGTGGCGATAGGGTCGCAGTGGGCGGCCAAGGTGTTGTACGAAACGGCGGCGACGCCGCTGACCTATGCCGTGGTACGCTTTCTCAAGCGCAGCGAGGGTGTCGACCACTACGATCGCGATACCCGCTTTCATCCGCTGGCGTTGAGCGATTAG
- a CDS encoding rhamnulokinase, producing MADTFLAVDLGAESGRVIAGNVGRFQVVHRFDNTPVRIGDNLHWNILGLYEQIKAGIRIGLGHDPVSVGVDTWGVDYGLLDRSGALLGVPYHYRDARTDRAAEEVDGLIARRALYEETGIQTMPFNTLYQLYAQRRRQGALLDGARRFLMLPDLLHYWLSGVAVNESTNASTTQLRNPRTATWSRRVLDLVGLSPSLFSDPVMPGTEIGGLQPGVATELGAANLRVVLPPCHDTAAAVVATPMAAPEESVYISSGTWSLLGIECAQPIIGDLSFAHNFTNEGGADGGTRFLKNIMGLWIVQECRRQWAAEGNSFDYGELGSMAEAAGPAQFAIEPDDERFYKPGLIDDGMADRITAWCRETDQPVPKTPGAVVRGVLESLARSYAAAVRHLTEITGARYRHIHVIGGGSQNRLLCQLTADASGCDVHAGPVEATALGNLLLQAVAAGQLSSIEAGRALIREHARLVRYRPKRS from the coding sequence GTGGCTGACACGTTCCTTGCCGTCGACCTCGGCGCCGAGAGCGGGCGCGTCATCGCCGGCAACGTTGGGCGGTTCCAGGTGGTGCACCGGTTCGACAACACGCCGGTACGCATCGGCGACAACCTGCATTGGAACATCCTCGGCCTGTACGAACAGATCAAGGCCGGCATTCGGATTGGTCTCGGGCACGACCCGGTCAGCGTCGGCGTCGACACCTGGGGCGTGGACTATGGCCTGCTCGACCGTTCGGGCGCGCTGCTCGGCGTGCCGTACCACTACCGCGATGCGCGCACCGACCGCGCCGCCGAGGAGGTGGACGGCCTGATTGCGCGGCGCGCCCTGTACGAGGAAACCGGTATCCAGACCATGCCATTCAACACGCTCTACCAGCTCTACGCGCAGCGCCGGCGGCAAGGCGCGCTGCTCGACGGCGCACGGCGCTTTCTGATGCTGCCGGACCTGCTGCACTACTGGCTGAGCGGCGTCGCGGTCAACGAGTCGACCAACGCCAGCACCACCCAGTTGCGCAATCCGCGCACCGCAACCTGGTCGCGGCGCGTCCTCGACCTCGTCGGGCTTTCGCCGTCGCTGTTCAGCGACCCGGTCATGCCCGGCACCGAGATCGGCGGCCTGCAACCCGGCGTCGCCACCGAACTCGGCGCCGCCAACCTGCGCGTGGTGCTGCCGCCCTGTCACGACACCGCCGCCGCAGTGGTAGCGACGCCAATGGCCGCTCCGGAAGAGTCGGTGTACATCAGCTCCGGCACCTGGTCCCTGCTCGGCATCGAGTGCGCGCAGCCGATCATCGGCGACCTGAGCTTCGCGCACAACTTCACCAACGAGGGCGGCGCCGACGGCGGCACCCGGTTCCTGAAGAACATCATGGGACTGTGGATCGTGCAGGAGTGCCGGCGGCAGTGGGCCGCCGAGGGCAACTCCTTCGACTACGGCGAGCTCGGCAGCATGGCAGAGGCGGCCGGCCCGGCTCAATTCGCCATCGAACCCGACGACGAGCGGTTCTACAAGCCGGGGCTGATCGACGACGGCATGGCCGACCGCATCACCGCCTGGTGCCGGGAGACCGACCAGCCGGTACCGAAGACGCCGGGGGCCGTCGTCCGCGGCGTGCTCGAGAGCCTCGCCCGCAGCTACGCCGCCGCGGTGCGGCATCTCACCGAGATTACCGGCGCCCGCTACCGGCACATCCACGTGATCGGCGGCGGCAGTCAGAATCGCCTGCTGTGTCAGCTCACCGCCGACGCCAGCGGCTGCGACGTCCACGCCGGACCGGTCGAGGCTACCGCCCTCGGCAACCTGCTCCTGCAGGCGGTTGCCGCCGGCCAGTTGAGTTCCATCGAGGCTGGCCGCGCCCTGATCCGCGAACACGCCAGGCTCGTAAGGTACCGCCCGAAGCGCAGCTAA
- a CDS encoding CNNM domain-containing protein, whose protein sequence is MLLLFLLLSGTIGFSFLCSILEAVILSVTPSYVIAIRKKRPLTGHLLAGFKRDAERPLAAILALNTIANTAGATGVGAQAAVLFGTAAAGLASALLTLLVLFLAEIIPKTIGATYWRALAPHATRVTQALIYVMYPFVWAGGKLRRVIQRGGRPAGVNAEELHAIAELGKQEGVVHDNESKVLQNVIRFGSLRVREIMTPRTVVVAFPEEATVKEVLADGNRLLFSRIPTYAGSIETVTGYVLRTDLLVSAAEGRGSRKLSELRRNISVIPDTQPVRELLIHFIDEQQHIAVLVDQYGGMAGIVTMEDVVESLLGSEIVDESDVEIDMQKLARRRWERRARQMGVADALAPAPQPNPPADSDGS, encoded by the coding sequence ATGCTTCTTCTGTTCCTCTTGCTGTCGGGCACGATAGGGTTTTCCTTCCTGTGTTCCATATTGGAAGCCGTGATCCTCAGCGTGACACCGAGCTACGTGATCGCCATTCGGAAGAAACGGCCTTTGACCGGTCACCTGCTGGCGGGTTTCAAACGCGACGCCGAACGTCCGTTGGCGGCGATTCTGGCGCTCAACACCATTGCCAACACTGCTGGAGCCACCGGCGTCGGAGCGCAGGCGGCCGTGCTGTTCGGAACCGCCGCCGCGGGGCTGGCATCGGCCCTGCTTACGCTGCTGGTGCTGTTTCTCGCCGAGATTATCCCCAAGACCATCGGCGCGACCTATTGGCGCGCCCTGGCGCCGCATGCCACCAGAGTCACTCAGGCGCTGATCTATGTGATGTACCCGTTCGTCTGGGCGGGCGGAAAGTTGCGCCGCGTCATACAGCGTGGCGGCCGGCCGGCAGGGGTGAACGCGGAGGAACTGCACGCGATAGCCGAACTCGGCAAACAGGAAGGCGTGGTGCACGACAACGAGTCGAAGGTGCTGCAGAACGTGATCCGATTCGGTTCGCTGCGAGTGCGCGAGATCATGACGCCACGCACGGTGGTGGTGGCGTTTCCCGAGGAAGCGACCGTGAAGGAGGTGCTCGCGGACGGCAATCGCCTGCTGTTCTCCCGCATTCCCACCTATGCCGGCAGCATAGAGACCGTTACGGGGTATGTTCTCAGGACCGACCTGCTGGTCAGCGCGGCCGAAGGCCGCGGCTCCCGCAAGCTGTCGGAGTTGAGGCGCAACATCAGCGTCATCCCGGATACGCAGCCCGTGCGCGAGTTGCTGATCCACTTCATCGACGAGCAGCAACACATCGCCGTGCTGGTGGATCAGTATGGCGGCATGGCCGGCATCGTCACCATGGAAGACGTCGTGGAGTCGCTGCTCGGCAGCGAGATCGTCGACGAGTCGGACGTCGAGATCGACATGCAGAAGCTGGCGCGCCGGCGGTGGGAACGGCGCGCGCGTCAGATGGGGGTTGCCGACGCGCTCGCTCCCGCGCCGCAGCCGAACCCGCCGGCGGACAGCGACGGCTCGTGA
- a CDS encoding L-fucose isomerase, which yields MPFQWNTTEPTNRTRTALPRVGIRPAIDGRRKGVRESLEQVTMRQARSVAALISDNLRHSCGLPVECVVADTCIGGAAEAAACAEQFRRAGVGVSLTVTPCWCYGAETMDMDPALPKAVWGFNGTERPGAVYLAAVLAAHAQKGVPAFGIYGRDVQDADDTAIPADVRRKILAFVRAAVAAATMKDTSYLAMGGVSMGIGGSIVDPGFLESYLGMRYEMVDMTEFVRRIDESIFDADELARARTWAAEFCRPGPDTNPKEQRLPAARHEQDWDYCLKMALIGRDLMVGNPRLAELGYGEEALGHNALAAGFQGQRQWTDHLPNGDLLETLLNTSFDWNGIRQPYMMATENDYLNGVTMLFGHLLTGTAQVFADVRTYWSAEAMQRVTGVRPEGLAEQGVLHLINSGSAALDGTGRQQRDGKPAMKPYWEIGGDEAESCLAATRFCPAVLEYFRGGGYSTEFETVGGMPVTISRINLVAGLGPALQIAEGHTVSLPPPIGAPLIERTNPTWPTTWFTPNLTGSGPFADTYTVMDNWGANHCVISYGHVGSDLITLASILRIPVCMHNVPEPRVFRPRAWSLFGPASDYGADYRACSNFGPLYR from the coding sequence ATGCCTTTCCAATGGAACACCACCGAGCCGACCAACCGCACGCGCACGGCGCTGCCCCGCGTCGGCATCCGGCCGGCGATCGACGGCCGCCGCAAGGGCGTGCGCGAGTCGCTCGAACAGGTCACGATGCGGCAGGCGCGCAGCGTCGCCGCCCTGATCAGCGACAATCTTCGCCATTCCTGCGGCCTGCCGGTCGAGTGCGTGGTGGCCGACACCTGCATCGGCGGAGCGGCCGAGGCGGCCGCCTGCGCGGAGCAGTTTCGCCGCGCCGGCGTCGGCGTGTCGCTCACCGTCACGCCGTGCTGGTGCTACGGAGCAGAGACCATGGACATGGATCCCGCGCTGCCCAAGGCGGTTTGGGGCTTCAATGGCACCGAGCGGCCCGGCGCGGTGTACCTGGCCGCGGTGCTGGCCGCGCACGCCCAGAAGGGAGTGCCGGCATTCGGCATCTACGGTCGCGACGTACAGGACGCCGACGACACCGCCATTCCCGCTGACGTACGCCGCAAGATCCTGGCGTTCGTGCGCGCCGCAGTGGCTGCGGCGACCATGAAGGACACCTCCTACCTGGCGATGGGCGGCGTGTCGATGGGCATCGGCGGCTCGATCGTCGATCCCGGCTTCCTGGAGAGCTACCTCGGCATGCGCTACGAGATGGTGGACATGACCGAATTCGTGCGCCGCATCGACGAGAGCATATTCGACGCCGACGAACTGGCGCGCGCCCGCACCTGGGCGGCGGAGTTCTGCCGCCCAGGTCCCGACACCAATCCGAAAGAGCAGCGGCTGCCCGCGGCACGCCACGAACAGGATTGGGACTATTGCCTGAAGATGGCCCTGATCGGCCGCGACCTGATGGTCGGCAACCCGCGCCTCGCCGAGCTGGGCTACGGGGAGGAGGCACTCGGACACAACGCGCTCGCGGCCGGGTTTCAGGGCCAGCGGCAGTGGACCGATCATCTGCCCAACGGCGACCTGCTGGAGACGCTGCTGAACACGTCGTTCGACTGGAACGGCATCCGCCAGCCCTACATGATGGCCACCGAGAACGACTACCTGAACGGCGTGACCATGCTGTTCGGCCACCTGCTGACCGGCACCGCGCAGGTATTCGCCGACGTGCGCACCTACTGGAGCGCCGAGGCAATGCAGCGCGTCACCGGCGTGCGTCCGGAGGGGCTGGCGGAACAGGGCGTGCTGCACCTGATCAACTCCGGTTCCGCGGCGCTCGACGGCACCGGCCGCCAGCAGCGCGACGGCAAGCCGGCCATGAAGCCCTATTGGGAGATCGGCGGCGACGAAGCCGAGTCGTGCCTGGCCGCCACCCGCTTCTGTCCCGCCGTACTGGAGTATTTCCGCGGCGGCGGCTACTCCACCGAGTTCGAAACGGTCGGCGGCATGCCGGTCACGATCTCACGCATCAATTTGGTCGCCGGCCTCGGCCCGGCGCTGCAGATCGCCGAGGGGCACACGGTTTCGTTGCCGCCACCGATCGGCGCACCGCTGATCGAGCGCACCAATCCGACCTGGCCCACCACCTGGTTCACGCCGAACCTGACCGGCTCCGGACCGTTCGCGGACACCTACACCGTGATGGACAACTGGGGCGCCAACCACTGCGTCATCTCCTACGGCCACGTCGGCAGCGACCTCATTACCCTCGCTTCGATCCTGCGCATCCCGGTGTGCATGCACAACGTCCCCGAACCCCGCGTATTCCGCCCCCGCGCCTGGAGCCTGTTCGGCCCCGCATCCGACTACGGCGCCGACTACCGCGCCTGCTCCAACTTCGGCCCCCTCTACCGCTGA
- a CDS encoding transcriptional regulator, which translates to MAADRMVGAPLPQGQLREAIQGLTMPSEPALDRLIHERTRLAIMSTLAVVDTVSFSQLKRLLSASDGNLSVHARKLEDARYVRTTKSFDGRVPHTTYRLTAAGRRALQGYLAYMESLIAAMKGGVR; encoded by the coding sequence ATGGCGGCTGACCGGATGGTGGGCGCGCCGTTGCCGCAGGGCCAGTTGCGCGAGGCGATTCAGGGTCTGACCATGCCGTCGGAGCCTGCGCTGGACCGGCTCATCCACGAGCGAACGAGGCTGGCGATCATGAGCACGCTGGCGGTGGTGGACACGGTCAGCTTCAGTCAACTGAAGCGCTTGCTGAGCGCAAGCGACGGCAACCTGAGCGTGCACGCGCGCAAGCTGGAGGATGCCCGCTACGTGCGCACGACCAAGTCGTTCGACGGACGCGTACCGCACACCACCTATCGGCTCACCGCGGCCGGGCGGCGGGCGTTGCAGGGCTACCTGGCGTACATGGAGAGCTTGATTGCGGCGATGAAGGGGGGCGTCCGATGA
- the uppS gene encoding polyprenyl diphosphate synthase has translation MSAPDGLHVGIIMDGNGRWAARQGKGRYAGHRVGARAVRACVRAAPDCGVRVLTLYAFSTDNWKRPEREVRLLLRLFERHLHSEIDECVANGVRIQVIGRRDRLGDNLRTAIDAAEGATRGGERLLLRLAIDYSARDAILAAAERVGELPASGEERREAFGQLVSNQPCECLPGLPGLPAGDVDLIIRTGGECRLSDFLLWEGAYAELYFTEVMWPDFGSSELHAAIAEFRSRERRFGSVPAEVAAHATPAREAAFVATVDSGLIPVAAASAAVGI, from the coding sequence ATGAGCGCGCCGGACGGGCTGCATGTCGGCATCATCATGGATGGCAACGGACGCTGGGCGGCACGCCAGGGCAAGGGCCGCTACGCCGGGCATCGCGTCGGTGCCCGGGCGGTACGGGCCTGCGTGCGCGCCGCCCCCGACTGCGGTGTGCGCGTGCTGACCCTGTACGCATTTTCGACCGACAACTGGAAGCGGCCGGAACGCGAGGTGCGCCTGCTGCTGCGCCTGTTCGAGCGTCACCTGCACAGCGAGATCGACGAATGCGTTGCCAATGGGGTGCGCATCCAGGTGATCGGCCGGCGCGACCGGCTCGGCGACAACCTGCGTACCGCAATCGACGCGGCCGAAGGCGCTACCCGGGGCGGCGAGCGTCTGCTGCTGCGCCTGGCCATCGACTACTCGGCGCGCGACGCGATTCTCGCCGCTGCCGAACGGGTCGGCGAACTCCCCGCGTCCGGCGAGGAACGCCGCGAAGCGTTTGGCCAACTGGTGTCGAACCAGCCCTGCGAGTGCCTGCCGGGCCTGCCGGGCCTGCCGGCAGGCGACGTGGACCTGATCATTCGCACCGGAGGCGAGTGCCGGCTGAGCGACTTCCTGCTGTGGGAGGGCGCCTATGCGGAGCTGTACTTCACCGAGGTGATGTGGCCCGACTTCGGGAGCAGCGAGTTGCACGCGGCGATTGCCGAGTTCCGTAGCCGCGAGCGCCGTTTCGGAAGCGTGCCGGCGGAGGTTGCCGCGCACGCTACGCCGGCGCGGGAGGCGGCATTCGTGGCCACGGTGGACAGCGGGTTGATACCGGTGGCTGCGGCATCCGCCGCGGTCGGCATCTAG
- a CDS encoding DoxX family protein, with translation MAKHRLPDCGDPSRRAALGAAPGSATGCQARYGMGTRVRVPARLQPLDRSLTAWMDRRGVLLLRVAVGVVFVWFGALKLIPEASPAAGLIVSTYPFLPAALFVPFVGCWEIVIGLGFVTGRFLRVTVALMYLQMLGAMSPIVLNPAAVFARPPFVLTLEGQYIIKNLVLLAAAIVIGARARR, from the coding sequence GTGGCGAAACACCGGCTGCCGGATTGCGGCGATCCATCCCGCCGCGCCGCTCTCGGTGCGGCGCCGGGCTCCGCCACCGGCTGCCAGGCACGCTACGGGATGGGCACGCGTGTTCGCGTTCCAGCGCGGTTGCAGCCGCTCGACCGCAGCCTGACCGCCTGGATGGACCGCCGCGGCGTCCTGCTTCTGCGCGTGGCGGTTGGCGTGGTGTTCGTCTGGTTCGGCGCGCTCAAGCTGATTCCCGAGGCAAGTCCGGCCGCCGGCCTGATCGTGTCGACCTATCCGTTCCTGCCGGCGGCGCTGTTCGTGCCGTTCGTCGGATGCTGGGAGATCGTGATCGGACTCGGTTTCGTGACCGGTCGTTTCCTGCGCGTCACGGTGGCGCTGATGTATCTCCAGATGCTCGGAGCGATGTCGCCGATCGTGCTGAACCCCGCCGCCGTGTTCGCGCGGCCGCCGTTCGTACTGACCCTCGAAGGGCAGTACATCATCAAGAACCTGGTGCTGCTGGCGGCCGCCATCGTGATCGGCGCGCGCGCGCGTCGCTAG
- a CDS encoding heavy metal translocating P-type ATPase, which yields MANVDPVCGMTVAPDSPHRVQHGDHTYLFCSAGCRDRFQDDPERFPAPPDGEHAHHDHGGHGGAEHHEHHGHGRPHQDHDHRSHEHGHGGHHHAPHSRSAAQGRARGDGRTRYTCPMHPEVDEPGPGACPACGMALEPRTVSAAPEDDGELRTMTRRLAVSALLTAPLVILPITALAAVPAFGWLQMAIASPVVLWGAAPFFRRAWDSLANRSLNMFTLIGLGVGVAYLYSVASTIAPGVFRTASTGAGATVALYYFESAAVITTLVLLGQVMELRARRRTGAALRLLLELTPPSAHLVDEHDAERDVPLEAVAVGNRLRVRPGEKVPVDGTVATGSSAVDEGMVTGESTPVAKQPGDAVIGGTVNGAGALVIRAERVGADTLLARIVQMVADAQRSRAPSQRIADAVSAVFVPAVIAIAAVTFVAWLAFGPAPGLTLALLNAVSVLIIACPCALGLATPMSIMVATGRGANLGVLFRDATAIEVLSTADTLVVDKTGTLTEGRPHVQQVLPAPGTGERELLAAAAAVALPSEHPFSGAILSLARQRGIHAPAATGFASLAGRGVSGTTAAGRHTLLGNAALLEQHGIVPGDELVRQADALRAGGQTVVFAAVDGRVAGAFAIADPVKSTTGDAIAQLRAAGVDLVMATGDNRTTAHAVARTLNIGTVIAEALPERKIAEVQRLQSAGHVVAMAGDGINDAPALAQAEVGIAMGTGTDVAMESADITLVRGDLRAIARARRLSAAARRNIRQNLLLAFLYNSLAIPVAAGALFPLFGILLSPMLAAAAMSLSSVSVIGNALRLRRAHV from the coding sequence ATGGCGAACGTCGACCCCGTCTGCGGCATGACCGTGGCGCCGGACAGCCCGCACCGGGTGCAGCACGGCGATCACACCTACCTGTTCTGCTCGGCGGGCTGCCGGGACCGGTTCCAGGACGATCCGGAGCGCTTCCCGGCCCCTCCGGACGGCGAGCATGCACACCACGATCACGGCGGCCATGGCGGTGCGGAGCACCACGAGCACCACGGGCATGGCCGGCCCCACCAGGACCACGACCACCGCTCGCATGAGCACGGGCACGGCGGCCATCACCACGCGCCGCACTCCCGGTCAGCGGCGCAGGGCCGCGCGCGCGGCGACGGGCGGACGCGGTACACCTGCCCGATGCACCCGGAGGTGGACGAGCCGGGACCCGGCGCCTGCCCGGCCTGCGGCATGGCGCTGGAACCGAGGACCGTCTCCGCCGCACCCGAAGACGACGGCGAACTCCGCACCATGACGCGCCGCCTGGCGGTGAGCGCGCTGCTCACCGCTCCGCTGGTGATACTGCCGATCACTGCGCTGGCCGCCGTGCCGGCGTTCGGCTGGCTGCAGATGGCGATCGCCAGCCCGGTGGTGCTCTGGGGCGCCGCACCCTTCTTCCGGCGCGCCTGGGATTCGCTCGCCAACCGCAGCCTGAACATGTTCACCCTGATCGGCCTGGGGGTGGGAGTTGCCTACCTGTACAGCGTGGCGTCGACCATCGCGCCCGGCGTGTTCCGAACCGCGTCCACCGGCGCCGGCGCAACCGTTGCCCTGTACTACTTCGAGAGCGCCGCCGTCATCACCACGCTCGTCCTGCTGGGGCAGGTAATGGAGCTGCGCGCCCGGCGCCGCACCGGTGCGGCGCTGCGGCTGCTGTTGGAGCTGACTCCACCGAGCGCGCATCTTGTCGACGAGCACGACGCCGAACGCGACGTGCCGCTGGAGGCGGTCGCGGTCGGCAACCGGCTGCGCGTGCGCCCCGGGGAGAAGGTGCCGGTGGACGGAACCGTGGCGACCGGAAGCAGCGCGGTCGACGAGGGGATGGTTACCGGTGAATCCACGCCGGTCGCAAAGCAGCCCGGTGACGCAGTAATCGGGGGCACGGTGAACGGCGCCGGAGCGCTGGTGATCCGCGCCGAGAGAGTGGGCGCCGACACGCTGCTCGCGCGCATCGTGCAGATGGTCGCCGACGCGCAGCGCAGCCGTGCACCGAGTCAGCGCATCGCCGACGCCGTCTCGGCCGTGTTCGTACCCGCCGTCATCGCCATTGCCGCGGTCACCTTCGTCGCCTGGCTGGCGTTCGGCCCCGCCCCCGGCCTGACCCTGGCGCTGCTCAACGCCGTGTCCGTACTCATCATCGCCTGCCCCTGCGCGCTCGGCCTGGCCACACCGATGTCGATCATGGTCGCTACCGGCCGCGGCGCCAACCTGGGCGTGCTGTTCCGGGACGCCACCGCCATCGAGGTGCTGAGCACGGCGGATACCCTGGTGGTCGACAAGACCGGCACCCTCACCGAGGGCCGCCCGCACGTGCAGCAGGTCCTGCCGGCACCCGGCACCGGCGAGCGCGAATTGCTGGCTGCCGCGGCCGCGGTGGCGTTGCCGAGCGAGCATCCGTTTTCCGGCGCCATCCTGTCGCTGGCTCGGCAACGCGGCATACATGCACCCGCCGCGACCGGCTTCGCTTCCCTGGCCGGCCGGGGCGTCTCCGGCACCACCGCGGCGGGCCGCCACACGCTGCTCGGCAACGCCGCGCTGCTGGAACAGCACGGGATCGTACCCGGCGACGAACTCGTACGGCAGGCCGACGCACTGCGCGCCGGCGGCCAGACCGTGGTGTTCGCAGCCGTCGACGGCCGCGTGGCGGGCGCGTTCGCGATCGCCGACCCGGTGAAGAGCACCACCGGAGACGCAATCGCCCAGTTGCGTGCGGCCGGCGTCGACCTGGTGATGGCGACCGGAGACAACCGTACCACCGCGCACGCGGTGGCCCGCACCCTGAACATCGGGACGGTGATAGCGGAGGCGTTGCCGGAACGGAAGATCGCCGAAGTGCAACGGCTGCAGAGTGCCGGCCACGTGGTAGCCATGGCCGGCGACGGCATCAATGACGCACCGGCACTGGCCCAGGCGGAGGTGGGCATCGCCATGGGTACCGGCACCGACGTGGCGATGGAGAGCGCCGACATTACCCTGGTCCGCGGCGACCTGCGCGCCATCGCGCGCGCCAGGAGGCTGAGCGCCGCCGCCCGGCGAAACATCCGCCAGAACCTTCTCCTGGCGTTCCTCTACAACAGCCTGGCCATCCCGGTGGCAGCCGGCGCGCTGTTTCCGCTGTTCGGGATACTGCTGAGCCCGATGCTGGCCGCCGCCGCCATGAGCCTGAGCTCGGTCTCGGTCATCGGCAACGCACTGCGGCTGCGCCGCGCGCACGTGTGA
- a CDS encoding metal-sensitive transcriptional regulator — protein sequence MRRGPHPADETALRRLRSIEGQITGIRRMVAEQRYCIDILTQISAVRAALNGLGLHVLKRHLDHCVADAARDDGKELPRVVEELKAVLARTSI from the coding sequence GTGCGTCGCGGCCCGCATCCGGCGGACGAAACCGCGCTGCGCCGCCTGCGCAGCATCGAGGGGCAGATCACCGGCATTCGCCGCATGGTCGCGGAGCAACGCTACTGCATCGACATTCTGACCCAGATCTCAGCCGTGCGCGCGGCGCTCAACGGCTTGGGGCTGCACGTCCTGAAGCGTCACCTCGACCACTGCGTGGCCGACGCGGCACGCGATGACGGCAAGGAGCTGCCGCGCGTGGTCGAGGAACTGAAGGCCGTTCTGGCCCGCACCAGCATCTGA
- a CDS encoding cytochrome c, which translates to MNRRILTTITLAALVAATVIATGGYFLRQQREPDRADVGDPELVARGRIVYQQSCAACHGARLEGQPNWRQPKEDGTLPAPPHDVTGHTWHHSDQMLFEVTKYGSASVAGAGFRSGMPVYADILSDGDIWAALAYIKSHWPPDIQAAQSARSGDTRR; encoded by the coding sequence ATGAATAGGCGCATCCTCACTACGATTACGCTCGCCGCGCTCGTTGCAGCTACCGTGATCGCCACGGGCGGGTACTTCCTGCGCCAGCAACGCGAGCCCGACCGTGCGGACGTCGGCGACCCTGAACTGGTTGCGCGTGGCCGGATCGTGTACCAGCAGAGCTGTGCGGCGTGCCACGGCGCGCGCCTGGAAGGGCAGCCGAACTGGCGGCAGCCGAAGGAGGACGGCACCCTGCCGGCGCCGCCTCACGACGTGACCGGACACACTTGGCATCACTCCGACCAGATGCTGTTCGAGGTCACCAAGTACGGCAGCGCGTCGGTGGCCGGCGCCGGATTCAGGAGCGGCATGCCGGTGTACGCCGACATCCTGAGCGACGGCGATATCTGGGCGGCCCTGGCGTACATCAAGAGTCACTGGCCGCCGGACATCCAGGCGGCGCAAAGCGCCCGTTCGGGAGACACCCGCCGATGA
- a CDS encoding BrxA/BrxB family bacilliredoxin: MPYDPVLVQPMRDELTAVGIEELQTADDVDRFMTDNSGSAMLVINSVCGCAAGSARPGIRMALRHEVTPDRVATVFAGQDLEATAKARGYFAHIPPSSPSVALFRDGELVFMYPRHQIEGRPPQVIAADLTEAFDEHFAN; this comes from the coding sequence ATGCCTTACGACCCTGTGCTCGTGCAACCAATGCGCGATGAACTCACCGCGGTGGGTATCGAAGAGTTGCAAACCGCCGATGACGTGGACCGGTTCATGACCGACAACAGCGGGTCCGCCATGCTCGTGATCAACTCCGTCTGCGGCTGTGCGGCGGGCAGCGCGCGCCCCGGCATCAGGATGGCCCTGCGCCACGAGGTGACTCCGGATCGCGTCGCCACCGTGTTCGCCGGCCAGGACCTGGAGGCGACCGCCAAGGCGCGCGGCTACTTCGCCCACATTCCGCCGAGCAGCCCGTCGGTCGCGTTGTTCCGCGACGGCGAACTGGTGTTCATGTACCCGCGCCACCAGATCGAGGGGCGACCGCCGCAGGTGATCGCCGCCGACCTGACCGAGGCATTCGACGAACACTTCGCCAACTGA